Sequence from the Cucumis sativus cultivar 9930 chromosome 1, Cucumber_9930_V3, whole genome shotgun sequence genome:
TCCCCACCTCCCCTCTATTAACACGGAATTAAAAACGAACACGCGCTGACCCATTCCCCCTTTAtattcctctttctctcttccatttcttccGAAACCCTAATTTAATCATTCTTCTTAATTCGAACAACAAATCGGTACTTCAACTAAAATTCTCATCTgggttttaattttcttctctttttcaatttggGTTTCTCTTTAGAAGCTTTTTAATATGTCTCTCTCTCTTGCGGTTTCCAATTCGCCCGTATTTTCCCCTTCATCCATGTTCTGCAATAAGGCGTCCATCATTTCTCCCGCGCCGGAGGCGTTGACGCTCACTTTAGCTCATTTGAAGTCATCTCAGGCTTCTTCCTCttgctcttcttcttctccttcttctccttcttccccTTTCCGCATTCGCTTTCCGAAGCCTCCTTCTGGGCTTTCGGCAGCGGCCGCAGCGGTGGCGTTGGCTTCgacttcttctccttcctcctcCTCGTCCAGCGCGATCTTGAAAAGGAAGAGACCCGCTAGGTTGGATATTCCGTTGACACCGTTAAGTTTTGGAGCTCCGGTGATGCCTTCGCCGTCCTCGTATAGGGAGGTGGTGGAAGCCGAGAGAGATGGGTATTCTGTGTATTGTAAGAGAGGTAGGAGGAGAATTGCTATGGAAGATCGGTATTCTGCTGCTGTTGATATTGATGGAAATTCTAAAGAGGTAAAAATCGTTGtagaaaatttcatttttttatctgGGTTTTAATTTTAGGGGAGGATTCTGCAGAGTATTAGAACAAAAGGGACTTAATTTTTGTGGTTATTGGTATTGAATTTTCAGGCGTTTTTTGGTGTATTTGATGGACATGGAGGTGCAAAGGCAGCTGAATTTGCGGCAAATAACTTAGAGAAGAatgttttgaatgaaattgagagaatgGATGATAATGAAACTGATTTTGAACAAGCTATTAAACATGGCTACCTCACCACAGATTCTGATTTCCTCAAGGAGGATCAACGTGGTGGTTCTTGTTGTGTGACAGCCCTTATCAAGAAAGGAAACCTTGTTATTTCCAACGCCGGTGATTGTCGTGCCGTTCTCAGCAGCCAAGGTGTTGCCGAGGCCATCACTTCCGACCACCGCCCATCCCGGGAAGACGAAAGGCACAGGATCGAGTCCACGGTAAGAATTGAATTGGAAGATGATGGTTCCATTAATTCATTAACAATTTAGCCTTTGTTCAATGTTGATGGAGTGATGATGTGAAAACTGAATTTGGTGTACTTTTTTTGGCGCGTTCTATAGGGTGGATATGTTGATTTGTGCAATGGAATTTGGAGAGTCCAGGGATCTCTGGCTGTAACAAGAGGAATTGGAGATGCTCACCTCAAACAATGGGTGATAGCCGAACCGGAGACAAGGGCAATTCGTATCGAGCCACGACACGAGTTCTTGATCTTGGCCTCAGACGGATTATGGGAAACGGTAAGCGATTAAAACCCGAATGTGATCAATTAATCACAAAAACCTCCTCCATTTGAAGACAATTATACTAAACcatattgttatttttcttttgttcagGTGAGCAATCAAGAAGCAGTTGACATTGCACATCCATTGTGTGTAGGAATGGAGAAGGCAGAGCCATTAACGGCTTGTAGAAAGCTTGTGGAGCTTTCACTTTCAAGAGGTTCAGTTGATGACATTAGTGTAGTACTAATCCAATTGGCTAACTTCATCTAATTTGGTTATTAGTTTTAGTGTAATATTTATAGAGAGGATGATAATGAtctgatgatgatgatgatgatgctgccttaaaatttgaactaaCCCCATAATTTAATGAGAATAGGGGGCTGATGGGAGTGGAAAATTTTGTCTCTCTGATTAGCCTTTCAAATCTAATTAGGGTTTTGTGAGTGTAATTTGACTGATCATATTCTTTTGTATTTATGACtccaatttttaataatatccaatatttattatgattCCTTCTCAGTTCTCTCTAGTGTAATTTTTCTGAATTCTCAACTATCAAATAATCACCAGTAAAAGATTTTGGCTACTTCTCCCATCTCCCAAATGATTTAGAGATGGAACTTCATGCTATGGAAGGAATATGTGgtatcaaataattcaaagaGATACCAAACAATTGGCGTTTTTAggctttttaattaaattgttgcAACACAGAAAGCTCTAAGCTCTCTATCTGGCAGAGAAAAGATCAAAGCACAATCATAACTAACAAATTAATCTCCAAATTGAGACCTTTCTGTTTTACATTTCtataatatttaacaaaacttAGAACAGATCAAATCTaacagaaaaaagagaggacctagtattgtttttttctaaaaccagaggtattaattaaaaatccaTTCATATCTTAACTTTATACGTTGGTTTATCAACATAGAGATTAATGTAGACTTTAGGGATGGATTTATTAGTAAAGTGAAGTGTATGGAAGTGAAGTTATGCTGTACTATTTTCacataaaacaaaaggaaagagggAAGAAAGGGAAAACATGAAAGAAGAATGAGAATCCAAAATGAAGTTGCCAAGAATGAGAAGTGAGaacacaattttctttttctttaatttttcaaacttctcttttttagttttgaaaatatgctGATTTTGAGTCAACACGTTCTTGAATACTTCAATTCTTcactaaacttttttatttaatgcaTCTACtctactttcatttttcacaCTATCTTTCTtgtaagattaaaaaaaacatgatttctttaaaattaattttctaaccTGCTCTAACTTTGTAAGAGGTTCGTTTACTCTTTACTAAACCAAATCGAATATGGCATGAGGTTGATCTGAGTAGCTCGACCTCGTCTTGAGCCAAAGTTCACCCTCACTCCGACCAagataaaattctaaaaggattgttgtttgaattattctttttagagGAAATTTATAAAGAcacataaacaaaagaaaaaacaataataataaaaagttattctTTGATCACTCCATTGTTATATTTCTAGCACAACATGCATCAATCTCGAGTTGATCTCAAACTCTTTTCGTCAAGTTTTCAATCACTATTCTATCATAATTCTCCAAGTATCAAAATCCTCAGCCTAATTAAGGAACTTCTAAATCAACCTCGACCTCCTTTTGAAACCTAACGATGGTGGAAAACTTAGCGTAAGGtgagaaataagagaaaataaaat
This genomic interval carries:
- the LOC101207841 gene encoding probable protein phosphatase 2C 25 translates to MSLSLAVSNSPVFSPSSMFCNKASIISPAPEALTLTLAHLKSSQASSSCSSSSPSSPSSPFRIRFPKPPSGLSAAAAAVALASTSSPSSSSSSAILKRKRPARLDIPLTPLSFGAPVMPSPSSYREVVEAERDGYSVYCKRGRRRIAMEDRYSAAVDIDGNSKEAFFGVFDGHGGAKAAEFAANNLEKNVLNEIERMDDNETDFEQAIKHGYLTTDSDFLKEDQRGGSCCVTALIKKGNLVISNAGDCRAVLSSQGVAEAITSDHRPSREDERHRIESTGGYVDLCNGIWRVQGSLAVTRGIGDAHLKQWVIAEPETRAIRIEPRHEFLILASDGLWETVSNQEAVDIAHPLCVGMEKAEPLTACRKLVELSLSRGSVDDISVVLIQLANFI